In the Telopea speciosissima isolate NSW1024214 ecotype Mountain lineage chromosome 2, Tspe_v1, whole genome shotgun sequence genome, one interval contains:
- the LOC122650366 gene encoding chitinase-like protein 2, with product MGSKWVVRPVMAITALLLLVSMCGSANAGLMKEKKKVCDKGWECKASIYCCNHTITDYFQTYQFEDLFSKRNSPVAHAVGFWDYHSFITASADYQPHGFGTTGGKQTQMKEVAAFLGHVGSKTSCGYGVATGGPNAWGLCYNHEMSPSHSYCDSTDYVHPCSPGAEYYGRGALPVYWNYNYGAVGEGLKVDLLNHPEYLEQNATLAFQAAMWRWMNPVKKHQPSAHDVFVGNWKPTKNDTLAKRVPGFGTTMNVLYGDQVCGQRENESMNNMVSHYLYYLDLMGVGREQAGPHEVLTCEEQEPFNPSSTSSTSS from the exons ATGGGGAGCAAATGGGTAGTGCGCCCTGTCATGGCCATCACAGCCTTGTTGTTGTTAGTTTCAATGTGTGGAAGCGCAAACGCAGGATtaatgaaggaaaagaagaaggtgTGTGATAAGGGGTGGGAGTGCAAAGCGTCCATCTACTGCTGTAACCACACCATTACTGATTATTTCCAGACTTACCAATTTGAGGATCTCTTCTCCAAAAGAAACTCTCCTGTTGCTCATGCTGTTGGCTTCTGGGATTACCATTCCTTCATTACAGCTTCCGCCGACTACCAACCACACGGCTTTGGCACCACCGGTGGCAAGCAGACGCAGATGAAGGAGGTGGCTGCATTCCTTGGCCACGTCGGCAGTAAGACTTCCT GTGGTTATGGTGTTGCCACTGGGGGTCCAAATGCCTGGGGACTCTGCTACAACCATGAAATGAGCCCAAGCCACTCATATTGTGATTCCACTGACTACGTCCACCCCTGCTCACCCGGTGCCGAATACTACGGTCGAGGTGCCTTGCCTGTCTACTGGAACTATAATTATGGAGCCGTTGGAGAAGGGCTGAAGGTTGATCTGTTGAACCATCCTGAGTACCTGGAACAGAATGCCACACTTGCCTTCCAAGCTGCTATGTGGAGGTGGATGAACCCTGTCAAGAAGCACCAGCCCTCTGCCCACGATGTCTTTGTTGGCAATTGGAAGCCTACCAAGAATGACACCTTGGCAAAGCGTGTTCCTGGCTTTGGAACCACCATGAATGTTCTCTATGGAGATCAGGTCTGCGGTCAACGTGAAAATGAGTCCATGAACAACATGGTCTCTCACTATCTGTATTACCTGGACCTGATGGGTGTTGGCCGGGAGCAGGCAGGACCCCATGAAGTCTTGACTTGTGAGGAGCAAGAGCCTTTCAATCCTTCCTCTACAtcttcaacttcttcataa